In Lachnospiraceae bacterium, one DNA window encodes the following:
- a CDS encoding ROK family protein, producing MLIGALEAGGTKMVCALGKEDGTIMEQISIPTTTPEETIPKITAYFKDKGIEALGIGAFGPVGVDQKADNYGYILETPKLAWRNKDLLGGLKKELNVPMGIDTDVNGSCLGEVTYGCAKGLDSVIYITIGTGVGVGVWVNGGLLHGMLHPEGGHILLNRHPEDKNGCICPSHPNCFEGFASGPSIEARWGKKAIELKNDEKVWEIESYYIAQALTDYIMILSPQKIILGGGVMHQEQLFPLIREKVKDMVAGYINTKELQDIDNYIVPASLHDDQGIMGAIKLGLNALEQAKK from the coding sequence ATGTTAATAGGAGCGCTTGAAGCAGGCGGCACAAAAATGGTCTGCGCACTGGGAAAAGAAGACGGAACCATCATGGAACAGATTTCTATTCCGACCACCACACCGGAGGAGACGATACCGAAGATCACAGCATACTTCAAAGATAAGGGGATTGAAGCGCTGGGCATTGGTGCATTTGGACCTGTGGGAGTAGATCAGAAGGCAGATAATTACGGTTATATCCTGGAAACACCAAAGCTGGCATGGAGAAATAAGGATCTCCTTGGCGGCCTTAAAAAAGAATTGAATGTTCCCATGGGGATTGATACCGATGTAAATGGTTCCTGTCTGGGAGAAGTGACTTACGGCTGTGCTAAGGGACTGGACAGTGTGATCTACATTACCATTGGAACCGGCGTTGGTGTAGGTGTATGGGTAAATGGTGGTCTTCTTCATGGTATGCTCCACCCGGAAGGAGGACATATCCTGTTAAACCGCCATCCGGAAGATAAGAATGGCTGTATCTGCCCAAGTCATCCGAATTGTTTTGAAGGTTTTGCAAGCGGTCCTTCTATTGAGGCAAGATGGGGAAAGAAAGCCATTGAATTAAAAAATGATGAGAAAGTCTGGGAGATTGAAAGCTATTATATTGCACAAGCACTTACAGATTATATTATGATCCTTTCTCCGCAGAAGATCATTTTAGGCGGTGGCGTTATGCATCAGGAGCAGCTGTTCCCACTGATCCGTGAGAAAGTAAAAGATATGGTAGCTGGCTATATCAACACCAAAGAATTACAGGATATTGATAATTACATTGTTCCTGCAAGTCTTCATGACGATCAGGGCATCATGGGCGCAATTAAATTAGGTTTAAATGCTCTGGAACAGGCAAAGAAATGA
- a CDS encoding Bax inhibitor-1/YccA family protein → MNDDFRMEQSYGEQAYGESLGRYTAKTFGWMFIGLLITFGVAIGMYMTNGLYYVSQVPGWYYILFIAEIGIVIYLSARIDQMTVGTARAMFFLYAAVNGIVFSMYFLIFNVLSLWMAFAITAAFFGIMALIGYFGNINFSALRPFMMAGLIFLAGFWLLAMFIDLSAYETVVCAIGIFIFLIVTAYDAKKIQAFYSYYGNVPEMAAKSSIFAALQLYLDFINLFVYLLRFVGRKK, encoded by the coding sequence ATGAATGATGATTTCAGAATGGAACAGAGTTATGGTGAACAGGCTTATGGTGAAAGCCTTGGCAGATACACTGCAAAAACCTTTGGATGGATGTTTATAGGGCTTCTGATCACCTTTGGCGTAGCAATAGGAATGTATATGACAAATGGTCTGTACTATGTAAGTCAGGTGCCTGGATGGTATTATATCTTATTTATTGCAGAGATCGGTATTGTTATATACCTGTCTGCACGGATCGATCAGATGACAGTTGGAACAGCAAGAGCTATGTTTTTCCTGTATGCAGCTGTAAATGGTATTGTATTCAGCATGTATTTCCTGATCTTCAATGTATTATCCTTATGGATGGCATTTGCTATTACTGCAGCATTTTTCGGTATTATGGCACTGATCGGATACTTTGGAAATATCAATTTTTCTGCGCTGCGTCCGTTTATGATGGCCGGACTGATCTTCTTAGCAGGATTCTGGCTGTTAGCGATGTTCATTGATCTGTCTGCTTATGAGACAGTTGTATGCGCTATTGGTATTTTCATTTTCCTGATCGTTACTGCTTATGATGCAAAGAAGATCCAGGCATTTTACAGCTATTATGGGAATGTGCCTGAGATGGCAGCAAAATCTTCTATTTTTGCAGCATTACAGCTTTATCTTGATTTTATTAATCTGTTTGTTTATCTTCTTCGTTTTGTAGGAAGAAAGAAATAA